The genome window CTCAAGCTCTTCAACAGTAGCGGTCATGCGTTTTCTCCTGAAATAACAGCGATTCGGTAGCTGAGTGCCATAAGAGTGTGTATGCAAGCAACCTCAAGTTTCTAAAGTAGAATTCAGCGGCGAGCGTCAGCCAAGTCCGCTGGAATGATTCGCTAGACTGGGGATAGGGAATAACCTTTAAATCCAATGCCGAGCTGAAAAAGCCACAAGCGAACCCGTGTGCCGGATATTTGCGTAAACGCTCAAGCAAGCAGTACATTAACAAGCCACTTGTTATGGGCGTTACTTGTTGTTTCGTGAGGTTAGACGAGGCGACGGTTCTACAAGTCGCCCTGTGACAAATTTGTGAAGCACGCTAGCCATCAGAGTCTGATAAGGCAAGCCTTCTTCGGCAGCTCTTGCCTGAAGATCTTCGAGGTCGCGGGAAGAGATGCGGATATTAACACGCTTGTCTTTAGCCAGTGATGCAGAAGCTATTGATGCATAGTGCGCAATTTCATTTTCGGGATTAAGTACAGACCTCCATTCGCCTCTTTCGAAGGAAGCCAGAATTTCTTCCTCAAGTTTGCTTTCATTATTCATTTCAATTGGCCTCTGCCAGATATTTGCGGGTAGCTTTCCGACTAGGAATAATCGTTTTTAGAAAGACCTCGCTGTTGGTCTCTACAAACGGTTCCAAATAGATGTAACCACGAATACGCACCACGAACATGCGTTGGTTCGGGTACTGCTCTGTGTTTGGATGGTCGAGTACATCAAGGAGGCCTCCATGCGACAAGGCGGACAGCACTTTTTCAAATGACACGCTTCGCTCTGCCATGAGGGCGGATGTTCTTTTCAGCATTCCAGTTCACAGGTTTCATGTGGGGCATAATACGCCAGTGTCTCTTACGGCATCAAGTCTAACGCCAGCCATAACCGGACACAAAAAGCATAGCGCAGCAAAGCTTTTTGTGGTCCGAGTTTATGGCATTGTTATGCCAATTATAGATTGCGTTCATACTAATGGGGTTCGGGAGTAGCGGCTTATAAAATTCAGTGATGTCTGCTGCAAACTCGGCACTATTGAACCATTTTTTATGGTTTGTATATGCAACTTGCTTTTTCTCGCCAGTTTCTCTATCTAACTTTACTCTCATTTCCTGTGCTTTATTTCGGTATGAGTTCATAAACTCACGCCAGTTATTTATTATTATTGATATATTGTCGTCAATAACTGATTGATAAGCACTTACACCAGAAGGCTTAAGTGCTACTGTAGCATATAGGATGTTTGATCACCATTAATGATCTGCGGGTTTTTGACGATTAACTGAGCTTTTCTTTTCTGACCAATGCGCTCATTGATATATGTCTCATCTGAGAGCATGGCTATGCCATTATTAAATAACGCGAATTCACTGGCATCATTAGTTATTATTGTATCTTTGATTGCACCGTTAACTTTTCCGCCTTCATGCCCCAAATAACTCCTTGGGTTGTACTTAAGAATAGAGTTCTTATACTTGTACATTATTTTCCCAAGCGCTAAGGTTGGGACAAAAAGGACTGTTATTTAAAAATCGCCTTTTCTTGTTTGAACTGTATAGCTAATTTTACTGCCAGCATTCTTGTTACTCAGATCAATATTTATATTTAGATCAGATGCTTGATAAAAATCCCCACTAACAACAGGAAACACGAGATCCGTATAGCACTTTTCGCAGTCAAAAACCTTTGTGGTAAATCCGCCGGAAAGTTTAAACAGGTCGCTCTGTTTTACATTGAATAAGTTGGCAATAATTATTACTTGGTATGAATATCGTCCTATATTTTCAGTTGAAAACACTTCCCTCTGTAGTTGCAATATCTTATCGCTATACTTATTTCCTTGCTCATCACATTACTCGCCGTTCAAAACTCTATCTACATCCATGACTAAAATTTCTTTTAGTTCAATTTCCTTATTTTAGAAATCATTGGTGTTGGCTTTGAATTTTTATTGCAAGAAACAGAATGCCTTGCTTTCATTGCAAATATAGCATCCGTCTATCCCGCCATCATATGAACCATCAGAAATAAAGTGTTCTCTCCGAGCGAAGTCCAACAGTCCGAAGTTCACTTTGAGTTATAAATGGATAAACGCTATGGATCGAGCATTAACTAATTCGGTCACGCTACATTGATTTGGTAACGGGTATTTTTTACTCAAGGAGAAGGGAGCCTCACAGATAATCGCGTCCAAGATATTCAGTAAAAATTCATATTTTGTCACATATTCCGTGCCTTGGTCGATAGTTCCTACTTGTATTCACTTGAGTTTGTTTTGAAGGCATAACGTGAAGTAGCAAACCGAAAGACGCAAAACATTACGTCATGGTGTGGTCCATTGTCTTTCAATTCGGGTAAAGTACGCTGTATTTCATGCGTTTAGCAGAATTTAGCACAACCTAAAAAATGCAAGAAACATCAACGACTCCCTCACCGACAGAGCAGAAGCTGCTGGAGCGGGTTGGAAATAACTTAGAATTAAGCACTGCAGCATACGTACAGAACAAGCGTATACCGACTGAATCAGGCGGGAAGAACTGGCTGATGGCAAGCTGGCCCCGCCGGTGCCATTGCTTTTTTACAGGAGTGGGGAGCGGCACAGATATTGACCGGCTTTTTGCCCCTGCGCCGTAAAAAAACGCTGCCGAACGAGGAAGAGTATGTTGGACATGGTTGATATCATGGCAACGCTTGATTTTCAAATCCGAGTTTGTCAGTTCTCGCTATCCCTGCTTCTGACCGGGCGATTTCTCCTTCCCATGATTGACGCTTTCCGCCAGCCGCTTTTTTCATTACGCTCGCAGAGCGTGTCAACCGAATGCAATATTGCATCGAGCTGGCGGTCTTCGAAATTCAAATGCACATCGCGTTGCGGAAACGGGATGGAGATCCTGTTTTCACGTAACGATTGATTGATGCTGAAACAAAGATCGCTGGTGACCGAGAGCAGTTTATCGACGTCCACGATATAAACGAACAGTTCGAGTTGAAGCGCATCGTTGCCGAACCCGCGGAATATGACGTTCGGAGCAGGTGTGTATTTTACGGCGGGGTGTTTGTCCGCGATATCGAGCAGCAGTGATTTAACCAGGCAGGCGTCTGCATCGTACGCTATGCCGACTGGCAGGATGATCCGTCCGTCGCGATCAGCATGGGTGCGGTTCATCACCGCCGAAGAAATCAGGCTGGAATTCGGAATAAATACCGACGCGCGCTCGAATGTGGTCAGTTCGGTCGCTCGAACATTGATTTTAGCGACGTGCCCCTGGTGTTCGCCTACCACGATCCAGTCGCCGACCTTGATCGGGCGTTCCACCAGTAAAATAATGCCGGATACGAAGTTGTTGATAATATTTTGTAGTCCGAAGCCGATGCCAACCGACAATGCGCCGACTATCATCGCCAGATTGGAAAGATTCAGGCCGATAGTGGACGCCGCGAGTACCGCCGCCAGTACAAAGCCGATATAGCCGACGCTGGATCGAATCGAGTTGCGCAAGCCGATGTCCAGAAGCGTATGCGGGAATATATGCTTATCCAGCGAGCGCTGCAACAAACGGGTAGTCAGGCTCAATCCGATAAACAGCAGGATCGCAAACAGGATATTCGAAGGCGAAAGCGTCAGGTTGCCGATCCTGATCGAAAAAAAAGTTTGATGCAGCCAGGCACTGATTTCGTGTTTTCTGGCGCCCCAGATCAGCAACAGCATAAAAACCGCAATTAATCCCAACAATAGGTTGGCGAAAGCGGTAATCCAGAAACGCAGGTTTTCACCGTTTTCGCGCGTTAGGCTGAATTGATGGCGGATTATTTCGGCAATGATGCTTTTTATCAGCGCGCCGCCTATGAATAGCCCGAGCGTCAGCACGATCTGCGTCGCCAGCAACCGCGACAATGTGACGTAACCGGCCAGCGCCGAAAGCGGGATGGCAAGCACCAGAATCGACAGGATTGCTCTAAGTGTGCCCCACGTTTGCGGTTTGAGTATCGAAGGCCGGGTAGCGGAATTCGATGTCGTTTGCCAGAAAGGCTGTCTCAGGGAAATCAGTAAAGTCGCTGTAATGCAGATACTGGAAATAAATTTATGAGCGACTGTCAACTCTTCCGAAGCGGCAAAATATATCTGCAACTCGTTAATAATGTTGTCCAATGCAAAAACAGAAGTAATCACAATAATAACGATACCTAAAGACCGGCTGCCGTGGCCGGTAGCGCCTATCAACCGCCAGTGTGGATTGAACGGCAGCAGTACTGTGGTGCAGAAAGCAGCGACAAGAAAAAGCATTATTAACGATAGTATTACGGCAAGAGCCAGATCCTGTGCATTATCTGGGATTCCGTAATGGTACAAGGCGGCGTAAACAACTCCAATTACGGTGGATGGGACGAGAGAGTTAATCAGTCCCATATAAAGTGCGAAGCGCAGCCTTTGTTCCTGTGTGGGCTTTTCCTGTTGCAGTTCAGCCTGCGCCTTCAAGCGCTTACGTAACCGCAGCATGTAAACAACCAGTAACAACGCTCCTACGACGCCCATGTAACCGAGCACAGGTAAATGGCTTATCCGCAGGTTGCTTAGAAACGCCTGCAAGCCGGTGCGAGAAAGACGCCAGCCGGCTATAAACTCGTTTGCGGCCTTATTCCAAAGCTCAGAAGACAACGGGTTTTCGTTGCGAACGCGAATTTTTTCGGCAAATCTGGCGCTTTTAGCTGCAACGATGCCGACTAAAACATGATCGATATGCGCTATAACCAGTTCCGCACCCTTGATTTTGTTGTTCGTTTCTATCAGGTCGTCGGAAATCTGTTTACGCTTGGCTTTAATGGGCTCGGCTTCCGGGGGCGAATCCGTAGCAGGCTCCGGACCAAAGGCCCCGATAACAACATCGAGCGCCTGTTTATCGAGTATGCTTGAATTGAGCGTTTCCTGGAGC of Candidatus Methylospira mobilis contains these proteins:
- a CDS encoding toxin, with the protein product MLKRTSALMAERSVSFEKVLSALSHGGLLDVLDHPNTEQYPNQRMFVVRIRGYIYLEPFVETNSEVFLKTIIPSRKATRKYLAEAN
- a CDS encoding AIPR family protein, encoding MYKYKNSILKYNPRSYLGHEGGKVNGAIKDTIITNDASEFALFNNGIAMLSDETYINERIGQKRKAQLIVKNPQIINGDQTSYMLQ
- a CDS encoding mechanosensitive ion channel family protein, which codes for MKKPGYLSIIRSCLSIYIIAFFALNAYAETSTSFTTLVEWNDAVDKIEKNAAKPDVNSDQLDAMQTQLATLRTQLQETLNSSILDKQALDVVIGAFGPEPATDSPPEAEPIKAKRKQISDDLIETNNKIKGAELVIAHIDHVLVGIVAAKSARFAEKIRVRNENPLSSELWNKAANEFIAGWRLSRTGLQAFLSNLRISHLPVLGYMGVVGALLLVVYMLRLRKRLKAQAELQQEKPTQEQRLRFALYMGLINSLVPSTVIGVVYAALYHYGIPDNAQDLALAVILSLIMLFLVAAFCTTVLLPFNPHWRLIGATGHGSRSLGIVIIVITSVFALDNIINELQIYFAASEELTVAHKFISSICITATLLISLRQPFWQTTSNSATRPSILKPQTWGTLRAILSILVLAIPLSALAGYVTLSRLLATQIVLTLGLFIGGALIKSIIAEIIRHQFSLTRENGENLRFWITAFANLLLGLIAVFMLLLIWGARKHEISAWLHQTFFSIRIGNLTLSPSNILFAILLFIGLSLTTRLLQRSLDKHIFPHTLLDIGLRNSIRSSVGYIGFVLAAVLAASTIGLNLSNLAMIVGALSVGIGFGLQNIINNFVSGIILLVERPIKVGDWIVVGEHQGHVAKINVRATELTTFERASVFIPNSSLISSAVMNRTHADRDGRIILPVGIAYDADACLVKSLLLDIADKHPAVKYTPAPNVIFRGFGNDALQLELFVYIVDVDKLLSVTSDLCFSINQSLRENRISIPFPQRDVHLNFEDRQLDAILHSVDTLCERNEKSGWRKASIMGRRNRPVRSRDSEN